The sequence GGGGGTTGCCTACAAGACCTGCGGTGCCGGCGGCGGCGACATCGGCATCGCGCTGGCCACCGACGCCGCGCGCCTGCAGGCCTTCCGGCGGGCCGCCAGCGCCGCCGGCTTTCCCGTGCTCGACCTGCACCCGGCCGCCGCCGCCAGCGTGCAGGTGCACTGATTCGACCGACCTATCCAGGAAAATCCCCGTGGACTCGTTACCCGCAACCGGGCAGGCCGACTCGCCTGCCGCCACCCAGGCCGACGACACGCCGCGCGATCACGCGGCACACGCGCCCGAGCATCCCGTCCGCCTGCCCGGCTTCCATCGACTGGCGCTGACCGAGCGGCTGCAGCTCTTGCGCAGTCGCGGACTGCTGACCCGGGCCGACCATCGCGCGCTGACCAGCGGTGCGCAGCGGCTGGAACCGGTGCAGGCCGACAAGATGATCGAGAACGTCATCGGCGTGATGGGACTACCGGTGGGGTTGGGCCTGAATTTCCTGATCAACGGCAAGGACTACGTGGTGCCGCTGGTGGTCGAGGAGCCGTCGATCGTGGCCGCGCTGAGCGCCGCCGCCAAGCTGGTGCGCGGCTGCGGCGGTTTCACCACCGCGAGCGACCGGCCCTTGCTGATCGGCCAGGTCCAGCTGACCGGCCTGGCCCACTCGGGCAGGGCGCGCACGGCCCTGCTGCAGCGGCGCGAGGAGATCATCAACCTGGCCAACAGCCTGCACCCGAACATGGTCGCGCGCGGCGGCGGGGTGGTGGATGTCGAGGTGCTGATCCACGCCGCGCCGGACGGTGGCCCGGACATGGTGGTGCTGCACCTGCTGGTCGACACCTGCGACGCCATGGGTGCCAACCTGGTCAACACGATGTGCGAGGGCGTGGCCCCGCTGGCGGAGGCGATCACCGGCGGCAAGGCCTGCCTGCGCATCCTGTCCAACCTGACCGACCGCGCGCTGGTGCGCGCCAGTGCGGTGATCCCGGCGCATGCGCTGGCCGGCAAGGGCCACGATGGCGGACAGGTGCGCGACGGCATCATCCTGGCCAACGACCTCGCGCTGGTCGACCCGTACCGTGCCGCGACCCACAACAAGGGCGTCATGAACGGCGTGGACGCGGTGGCACTGGCCACCGGCAACGACTGGCGCGCGCTGGAGGCGGCGGTGCATGCCTACGCTGCGCGCGGCCAGGGCTATCGCGCGCTGACCCGCTGGTCGCGCAACGCGCAGGGCGACCTGGTCGGCAGCATCGAGCTGCCGCTCAAGGTCGGCACCGTGGGCGGCTCGCTGCAGGCGAACCCGATGGTGGCGATCAACCACCGCCTGCTGGGTTCGCCCGGCGCGCGCGAACTGGCCGAGGTGATGGCCGCCGTCGGCCTGGCGCAGAACTTCTCCGCCCTGCGGGCGCTGGTCACCGACGGCATCCAGCAAGGCCACATGACCCTGCACGCGCGCAGCGTGGCAATGGCGGCCGGCGCCACGCCGCCGATGTTCGAGCAGGTGGTGGAACGCCTGCTGGCCGATGGCGAGATCAAGCTGTGGAAGGCGCAGCTGATCGTGGCCGAGCTGGGCGGGCAGGCGGCGGGACAAGCGGCAGGCGGCCAGGCGCGGGCCGCCACGCAGGAATGGGCGGCCGGCCACGGCAAGGTGATCCTGCTCGGCGAACACGCCGTGGTGTACGGCCGCCACGCGATCGCCGCGCCGTTGCCGCTGGCGATCCGCGCACGCGTGGAGGACGCCCGCGACGGCACCACGCTGCTGATCCCGCGCTGGGGCATCGAGCAACGCCTGCAGCAGCCGGCGCGTCCGGGTTCCTTCCTGCAGTCGCTGACGCTGCTGCTGGAGCGGCTCGGCCTGAGCCAGCGCGCGCTGCGCATCCAGGTGGCGCCGGAAATGCCCCGGGCGATGGGCCTGGGTGGCTCGGCGGCGCTGGCGGTGGCGGTGATCCGCGCACTGGACAGGCACTGCGCGCTGGGCCTAGATGACGCCAGCGTCTGCGCGCTGGCTTTCGAGTGCGAGAAGATCGCCCACGGCACGCCCTCGGGCATCGACAACACGGTCGCCACCCACGGCCAGGCGCTGCTGTACCGGCGTGGCGAGCCGGCGACGAGCCGCCCGCTTGCGCTGAAGCAGCCGCTGCCGCTGGTGATCGGCCTGAGCGGCAGCGAGAGCCTGACCGCCAGGATGGTGGCGCGCGTGCGCCAGGCGTGGCTGCAGCATCCGGCGCGCTACGAACGCATCTTCGACGAGATCGACGTGCTGACCCGGCACGCGCTCGACGCGCTGGAAGCCCACGACCTGGGCGAGCTCGGCGAACTGATGAACATCTGCCAGGGCCAGTTGAACGCGCTGCAGGTATCCAGCCGCGAGATCGAGGAGCTGGTCCAGCTGGCGCGCGAGCACGGCGCCGCGGGCGCCAAGCTGACCGGTGGCGGTGGCGGCGGCGCGGTGATCGCGCTGTGTCCCGATGGCGGCGCGCGCGTGGCCCGGGCGATGCGCGATGCCGGCTACCAGGCGCTGGAGGTGTCCTTTGGCTGACGCGTCGCCACGCCACCCCACGGTCTCCTCCGAAGCCGAGCAGCTGATCCTGGTCGACGCCGACGATCGCGCGATCGGCCATGCCAGCAAGGCGGCCGCCCACGATGGCCACGGCCAGCGCCATCGCGCC is a genomic window of Rhodanobacter thiooxydans containing:
- a CDS encoding hydroxymethylglutaryl-CoA reductase, degradative, which codes for MDSLPATGQADSPAATQADDTPRDHAAHAPEHPVRLPGFHRLALTERLQLLRSRGLLTRADHRALTSGAQRLEPVQADKMIENVIGVMGLPVGLGLNFLINGKDYVVPLVVEEPSIVAALSAAAKLVRGCGGFTTASDRPLLIGQVQLTGLAHSGRARTALLQRREEIINLANSLHPNMVARGGGVVDVEVLIHAAPDGGPDMVVLHLLVDTCDAMGANLVNTMCEGVAPLAEAITGGKACLRILSNLTDRALVRASAVIPAHALAGKGHDGGQVRDGIILANDLALVDPYRAATHNKGVMNGVDAVALATGNDWRALEAAVHAYAARGQGYRALTRWSRNAQGDLVGSIELPLKVGTVGGSLQANPMVAINHRLLGSPGARELAEVMAAVGLAQNFSALRALVTDGIQQGHMTLHARSVAMAAGATPPMFEQVVERLLADGEIKLWKAQLIVAELGGQAAGQAAGGQARAATQEWAAGHGKVILLGEHAVVYGRHAIAAPLPLAIRARVEDARDGTTLLIPRWGIEQRLQQPARPGSFLQSLTLLLERLGLSQRALRIQVAPEMPRAMGLGGSAALAVAVIRALDRHCALGLDDASVCALAFECEKIAHGTPSGIDNTVATHGQALLYRRGEPATSRPLALKQPLPLVIGLSGSESLTARMVARVRQAWLQHPARYERIFDEIDVLTRHALDALEAHDLGELGELMNICQGQLNALQVSSREIEELVQLAREHGAAGAKLTGGGGGGAVIALCPDGGARVARAMRDAGYQALEVSFG